From the genome of Rhizobium sp. NXC24, one region includes:
- a CDS encoding ABC transporter permease, giving the protein MTVLVESFQKRLGPEMAGPFFAFIAVMIFFGLASPQFLSQATFGSVAFQLPELGLLTLAMLLPILTGGLNLAITFTANIAGLTVAWVLQANGGVDAGPLAFALGCVLALAAGAASGVIMGCVIAYTRAHPILVSLSMMIFLRGLGEFLTRGGDVSGFPDFIRPLGHGSLLGIPVPLIIFIVCVLLWHLLLTRMKLGFNTYMIGSNIEAARYSGVNTRKVVVLVYTLSGAMCAVAGIIMLARFNSVRVGHGESYLLITVLACFLGGVNPFGGFGRVIPVFVALVVLQLLSSGLNLMGANQHLATAVWGLLLVGVMFLRWVASHYKFLNNRKG; this is encoded by the coding sequence ATGACCGTTCTCGTCGAAAGTTTCCAGAAACGCTTAGGCCCGGAGATGGCTGGCCCCTTCTTCGCCTTCATTGCCGTGATGATTTTTTTCGGGCTCGCTTCGCCGCAATTTCTGAGCCAGGCGACCTTCGGTTCGGTCGCCTTCCAATTGCCCGAGCTTGGCCTCCTGACGCTGGCGATGCTGTTGCCTATTCTGACAGGCGGGCTCAACCTGGCCATAACGTTCACGGCGAATATCGCCGGATTGACGGTTGCCTGGGTGCTGCAGGCGAACGGCGGTGTGGACGCCGGACCATTGGCATTCGCTCTCGGATGTGTGCTGGCGCTGGCGGCAGGGGCGGCGAGCGGCGTGATAATGGGTTGCGTCATCGCCTATACGCGCGCTCATCCCATTCTCGTATCACTTTCGATGATGATCTTCCTGCGCGGCCTTGGCGAATTTCTCACCCGGGGCGGTGACGTATCCGGCTTTCCGGATTTCATCAGGCCGTTGGGGCATGGGTCGCTGCTCGGCATCCCCGTGCCCCTGATCATCTTCATCGTCTGCGTTCTCCTCTGGCACCTGCTGCTGACGCGCATGAAGCTCGGCTTCAATACCTATATGATCGGCTCCAATATCGAAGCCGCCCGCTACTCCGGCGTCAACACGCGCAAGGTCGTCGTCCTCGTTTACACGCTCTCCGGCGCCATGTGCGCGGTGGCCGGCATCATCATGCTGGCGCGTTTCAATTCCGTCCGCGTCGGCCACGGCGAATCCTATCTGTTGATAACGGTGCTCGCCTGCTTCCTGGGTGGCGTCAATCCGTTCGGCGGCTTCGGCCGCGTGATCCCCGTCTTCGTGGCGCTGGTCGTTCTGCAGCTTCTGTCCTCAGGGCTGAACCTGATGGGAGCCAACCAGCATCTGGCGACCGCTGTCTGGGGCCTGCTCCTCGTCGGCGTGATGTTCCTGCGCTGGGTCGCCTCCCACTACAAATTTCTCAACAACAGAAAAGGATGA
- a CDS encoding sugar phosphate isomerase/epimerase, translating to MEGFGVHTSMWTMNWDRAGAERSVAAAVKYKVDFIEIPMLNPPAVDTAHTKALLEKHRLRAVCSLGLPERAWASVRPEAAIDHLTIAIDKTADLGGEALSGVIYGGIGERTGVPPTQREYDNIARVLTAAAKHAKGRGIELGVEAVNRYENHLINTGRQAVEMIERVGADNVFVHLDTYHMNIEEKGVGNGILAARDHLKYIHLSESDRGTPGYGTCDWDEIYATLAAIGFKGGLAMESFINMPPELAYGLSVWRPVAKDEEEVMGNGLPFLRNKAKQYGLI from the coding sequence ATGGAAGGCTTCGGTGTTCATACCAGCATGTGGACGATGAACTGGGACCGGGCAGGGGCCGAGCGGTCCGTCGCCGCCGCCGTCAAATACAAGGTGGATTTCATCGAAATCCCCATGCTCAATCCGCCCGCAGTCGACACGGCCCATACCAAGGCATTGCTGGAAAAACATAGGCTTCGGGCCGTTTGTTCGCTCGGTCTTCCCGAGCGCGCCTGGGCATCCGTCCGCCCCGAGGCGGCGATCGACCATCTTACCATCGCAATCGACAAGACGGCCGATCTTGGTGGTGAGGCCCTTTCCGGCGTGATCTATGGAGGCATCGGCGAGCGCACCGGCGTGCCCCCGACGCAAAGGGAATATGACAACATCGCCCGGGTTTTGACGGCCGCAGCCAAACATGCCAAGGGCCGAGGCATCGAGCTCGGCGTCGAGGCGGTCAATCGCTACGAGAACCATCTCATCAATACCGGCCGCCAGGCGGTCGAGATGATCGAGCGTGTCGGCGCCGACAACGTGTTCGTCCATCTCGATACCTACCACATGAACATCGAGGAAAAGGGCGTCGGCAACGGCATCCTGGCGGCGCGCGATCACCTGAAATACATCCACCTGTCGGAGAGCGACCGGGGCACGCCCGGCTATGGCACCTGCGATTGGGATGAGATCTACGCGACGCTTGCCGCTATCGGCTTCAAGGGCGGGCTTGCGATGGAAAGCTTCATCAACATGCCGCCGGAGCTGGCCTACGGGCTGTCGGTCTGGCGCCCCGTCGCCAAGGATGAGGAGGAAGTCATGGGCAACGGCCTGCCGTTCCTGCGCAACAAGGCGAAGCAGTATGGCTTGATCTGA
- a CDS encoding DUF992 domain-containing protein — MKKLALIVTAVSLGLAVPAADAATVHRSQKHTHKEQVEAGPKERLGTLSCQVAGGVGMIIGSNKSVDCRFKRSSGPSEHYVGSIGKLGVDIGVTGKSYLSWVVYSIHPTRAGEGALAGSYVGASAGAAVGVGLGANALVGGSSKNFGLQPLSGEAGTGLNVAAGVSRLQLRPAR, encoded by the coding sequence ATGAAAAAGCTTGCTCTTATTGTCACCGCAGTCTCGCTCGGGCTCGCCGTTCCTGCCGCCGACGCAGCGACGGTGCATCGGTCGCAAAAACACACCCACAAGGAACAGGTCGAGGCAGGCCCTAAGGAACGCCTCGGCACACTTTCCTGCCAAGTTGCGGGAGGCGTCGGTATGATTATCGGCTCCAATAAATCCGTCGATTGCAGGTTCAAGCGGAGTTCAGGTCCGTCAGAGCACTATGTCGGTTCCATCGGCAAGCTCGGGGTCGACATCGGCGTGACAGGCAAGTCCTATCTGAGCTGGGTGGTCTACAGTATCCATCCGACTCGGGCCGGAGAAGGCGCCTTGGCCGGCAGCTATGTCGGCGCATCCGCCGGCGCTGCAGTGGGCGTTGGTTTGGGAGCAAACGCGCTCGTTGGCGGCTCTTCGAAGAATTTCGGTCTGCAGCCGCTGAGTGGCGAAGCTGGTACGGGACTTAACGTTGCTGCCGGTGTGTCGAGGCTGCAATTGCGCCCGGCTAGATAA
- a CDS encoding DUF2282 domain-containing protein, producing the protein MLKATVSSVLLAGAVTTALASMAAAAPLTKAEASAAIAAHKEKCYGVALKGQNDCAAGPGTTCQGTSTVDFQGNSWKFVQGGTCASLDIPGGRHGSLMPLKRDL; encoded by the coding sequence ATGCTGAAAGCTACTGTGAGTTCTGTCCTGCTCGCCGGCGCGGTTACGACGGCGCTTGCGTCCATGGCCGCCGCCGCACCGCTGACGAAGGCTGAAGCCAGTGCTGCCATCGCGGCTCACAAGGAGAAGTGCTACGGTGTTGCGCTGAAGGGCCAAAACGATTGCGCCGCCGGCCCGGGAACCACTTGCCAGGGTACGTCGACCGTCGATTTCCAGGGCAATTCCTGGAAGTTTGTTCAGGGTGGCACCTGCGCCTCGCTCGACATTCCCGGCGGCCGCCATGGCTCGCTAATGCCCCTCAAGCGCGACCTCTGA
- a CDS encoding DUF692 domain-containing protein — MNAHNRTVAPVVEAGAELRFPSYSVHGLAGTSFKPEHLPAILAETGRQGFFEIHAENYMGAGGPPHHALELVRRDHPISLHGVCMSLGGPQPLNKDHLRRFRELVIRYEPALVSEHLAWSTHENTYLNDLLPLPYTSATLTHVCDHIDEMQTAIGRPILLENPSTYVLFAESSMSETDFIGEIATRSGCGLLLDVNNVFVSATNHGYSALDYLADFPLSKVGEIHLAGHAEQTDDEGELLLIDSHDGPVADAVWRLYEIVIGRCGAMPSLVEWDSKIPDWPVLRAEAVAAQAILDRQSQTVGKSHAFR; from the coding sequence ATGAACGCCCACAATCGAACCGTCGCTCCTGTCGTCGAAGCGGGTGCCGAGCTCCGCTTTCCCTCCTATTCTGTTCATGGCTTGGCGGGCACGAGCTTCAAGCCGGAACATCTGCCTGCCATACTCGCGGAAACAGGGCGGCAAGGGTTTTTCGAAATTCATGCAGAGAACTATATGGGCGCCGGCGGCCCGCCCCATCACGCCCTTGAGCTTGTGCGTCGAGACCACCCGATCTCGCTCCATGGCGTCTGCATGTCTCTCGGTGGGCCGCAACCCTTGAACAAGGACCATCTCCGGCGTTTTCGTGAGCTGGTGATCAGATATGAGCCAGCCCTCGTGTCCGAGCACCTGGCATGGTCGACCCACGAGAATACCTATCTGAATGATCTGCTGCCCCTGCCATATACGAGCGCCACGCTCACGCATGTTTGCGATCACATCGACGAAATGCAGACGGCGATCGGACGTCCCATTCTGCTGGAAAATCCATCGACTTACGTGCTTTTCGCCGAATCCTCCATGAGCGAAACGGATTTTATCGGTGAGATTGCAACGCGGAGCGGCTGCGGTCTTTTGCTCGACGTCAACAACGTCTTTGTTTCGGCGACGAACCACGGCTATTCGGCGCTGGACTATCTTGCCGATTTCCCCCTATCGAAAGTCGGTGAGATCCATCTCGCAGGTCATGCGGAGCAGACGGATGATGAAGGCGAGCTGCTGTTGATCGATAGTCACGATGGGCCTGTCGCTGACGCGGTCTGGCGTCTTTATGAGATCGTCATCGGGCGATGCGGTGCGATGCCCTCGCTGGTCGAATGGGACAGCAAAATTCCCGATTGGCCGGTCTTGAGGGCCGAGGCTGTCGCAGCGCAAGCGATCCTCGATCGGCAATCTCAAACCGTGGGCAAATCCCATGCGTTCCGCTGA
- a CDS encoding DNA-binding domain-containing protein, whose protein sequence is MRSAEALSVGRGDPSFASTFSKSLLNPEQQTPASLVGPHGKAADKRYNVYRNNVTVSLIEALAAIFPATQRLTGPDFFRAMARFHIRETPPTSPLLFEYGHDFPAFIDAYEYAQPMPWLGDVARLERAWLDAYHAADCPVISADALSAVAPHELSELRFRAHPAMRVLSSKFPAVTIFVANRGSEPVERIECVVPEDALITRPEFDVVVRLLQPGGASFLICLADGGSLGSAAAAALNVNPAFDLAGMIAEMIEAGAFTEIYVENSDVENT, encoded by the coding sequence ATGCGTTCCGCTGAGGCTCTGTCCGTCGGGCGCGGCGACCCGTCATTCGCTTCGACGTTTTCCAAGTCGCTGTTGAACCCCGAACAACAAACGCCGGCTTCCCTTGTCGGCCCGCATGGGAAAGCTGCCGACAAGCGGTACAACGTTTACCGCAACAACGTCACCGTAAGCCTGATCGAGGCACTGGCGGCGATTTTTCCGGCGACCCAGCGCCTAACGGGACCGGATTTCTTTCGTGCGATGGCGCGCTTCCACATTCGCGAGACGCCGCCGACCTCGCCGCTTTTGTTCGAATATGGTCACGACTTTCCCGCTTTCATCGATGCCTACGAATACGCACAGCCGATGCCGTGGCTAGGCGATGTCGCGCGGCTGGAGCGGGCCTGGCTGGACGCCTATCACGCCGCCGATTGCCCGGTCATCTCGGCAGATGCTTTGTCCGCCGTCGCGCCGCACGAGTTGTCCGAGCTTCGATTTCGCGCCCATCCGGCGATGAGAGTTCTATCTTCCAAATTTCCGGCCGTGACGATCTTCGTCGCCAACCGAGGCTCCGAGCCGGTGGAGCGCATCGAGTGCGTCGTTCCCGAGGACGCGCTGATCACGCGGCCGGAATTCGACGTCGTGGTTCGGCTGCTGCAGCCCGGTGGTGCCTCGTTCCTCATATGTCTCGCCGACGGCGGTAGCCTGGGGTCGGCTGCGGCAGCAGCTCTGAACGTCAATCCTGCCTTCGATCTCGCCGGCATGATCGCCGAGATGATCGAAGCAGGCGCTTTTACTGAGATTTACGTGGAGAATTCCGATGTCGAAAACACTTGA
- a CDS encoding DoxX family protein, protein MSKTLDTSVAGKPFAPIVGLVEKVSRLIQTIAQPSLVQLVLRVGLAVPFWRSGILKWDGFLQLGDTAVELFSDEFMLHLPGGPYPYPAPAVMAFLSGSGEVVFSTLLVLGLATRFAATGLLAMTAIVELTVPDGWPVHITWAAMALGLMAWGPGRLSLDYLVGKVFGFDAPFRTALPSMPGESQP, encoded by the coding sequence ATGTCGAAAACACTTGACACTTCGGTTGCCGGCAAGCCGTTCGCACCGATCGTCGGATTGGTCGAAAAAGTAAGCCGGTTGATACAGACGATCGCGCAGCCATCCCTGGTGCAACTCGTCCTGCGTGTCGGATTGGCCGTGCCATTTTGGCGTTCCGGCATCCTCAAATGGGACGGATTCCTGCAGTTGGGCGATACCGCCGTGGAGCTCTTCTCGGATGAGTTCATGCTCCATCTTCCAGGCGGGCCATATCCCTATCCTGCGCCGGCGGTCATGGCATTCCTATCGGGTTCGGGGGAGGTCGTATTTTCAACCCTCCTCGTGCTCGGCCTTGCCACGCGTTTTGCCGCGACCGGTCTTCTCGCCATGACCGCAATCGTGGAACTGACCGTTCCCGATGGATGGCCCGTTCATATCACCTGGGCGGCGATGGCGCTCGGCCTCATGGCCTGGGGGCCGGGACGTTTGTCCTTGGATTATCTCGTCGGGAAGGTTTTTGGGTTTGATGCGCCGTTCCGGACGGCGTTGCCTTCAATGCCGGGAGAAAGTCAGCCGTGA
- a CDS encoding DCC1-like thiol-disulfide oxidoreductase family protein, translating into MTELASYSFRNDPDVPPHDYHKGLIVFDHECIFCSSFIRFVFAHDPSGRFLFTAAQSPLGQALYRHYGLDPTDLSTNLVVVDGILHTKMDAFATAMRCLGFPWSLLAVVNLMPRRLANAAYDLIARHRYRLSGKYETCLVPSSELRARVIE; encoded by the coding sequence ATGACCGAACTTGCCTCATACAGTTTCAGGAACGACCCGGACGTGCCGCCTCACGATTATCACAAGGGTCTTATCGTTTTCGACCACGAGTGCATTTTCTGTTCGTCGTTTATCCGCTTTGTCTTCGCCCACGACCCTTCCGGTCGTTTCCTGTTCACGGCCGCGCAGTCTCCGCTTGGACAGGCGCTTTATCGGCACTACGGCCTCGATCCGACGGATTTATCGACCAACTTGGTAGTCGTCGACGGCATCCTGCACACGAAGATGGACGCCTTCGCCACCGCCATGCGATGTCTCGGTTTTCCCTGGAGCCTGCTTGCGGTGGTGAACCTGATGCCACGGCGGCTGGCCAACGCCGCATATGATCTGATCGCCAGACATAGATACCGCCTTTCCGGCAAATACGAGACCTGCCTCGTGCCTTCTAGCGAATTGAGGGCGCGCGTCATCGAATAA
- a CDS encoding response regulator transcription factor: MTTAISLAVIDDHPLFREGVIRSLGEIDGFAIVGEGSTKEDAIRISENERPDVLLLDISMPGGGLNALPLILERVPDQKIVMLTVSEANDDVTTALKSGAKGYVLKGVGSRALADILRTVASGESYVAPTLSARLISGGGNASSKKAELLRDLTGRESEVLQLVAEGLSNKHIGLKLDLHEKTVKHHMTQIFAKLGVANRTEAAMAFRDALESRG, from the coding sequence ATGACGACGGCAATCAGTCTGGCAGTGATCGATGATCATCCGCTGTTCCGGGAAGGGGTCATTCGCAGCCTTGGCGAGATCGACGGCTTTGCGATCGTTGGCGAAGGCAGCACGAAGGAAGATGCGATCCGAATATCCGAGAACGAACGCCCAGACGTTTTGTTGCTGGATATCTCCATGCCTGGCGGGGGCCTGAATGCACTTCCGCTGATCCTCGAGCGGGTGCCCGATCAGAAGATCGTTATGCTGACGGTTTCTGAAGCAAACGACGATGTGACGACGGCTCTAAAGAGCGGAGCGAAGGGATATGTGCTGAAGGGGGTAGGATCGAGAGCGCTGGCTGACATCCTCCGCACCGTGGCTTCGGGAGAAAGCTATGTCGCCCCCACTCTTTCCGCTCGCCTGATCTCCGGCGGCGGCAACGCCTCCTCGAAAAAAGCAGAGCTTCTTCGCGACTTGACGGGCCGGGAAAGCGAGGTCCTTCAGCTCGTTGCGGAAGGTTTGAGCAATAAGCATATCGGGCTGAAGCTCGATCTCCACGAAAAGACGGTGAAGCATCATATGACCCAGATTTTCGCCAAATTGGGTGTTGCAAACCGAACGGAGGCTGCGATGGCCTTTCGCGATGCGCTTGAAAGCCGGGGTTAG
- a CDS encoding sensor histidine kinase, with protein MQTSLKSMLSPVRLLASWNSQSLAKQFLLIGGFVSACALLLVGAFVTNLIEEAVTRNSAASTALYVDSVIAPLLPDMQTTEVLDDTVTHALDETLGEGALGSRLMSFRLWRNDGTILYSNDKNLMGKQFPLSNDLKTAFAGTMVAQFNQLDDVESIAERNSGKPLLEIYNPVLQPWSGKVVAVSEFYEVAYDFERSLNQARFRSWVAVALFTLTFFLILSVIVLRGSRTIESQRSALKARIGELSTLLQQNEILHARVQRASQRAASLNESYLRRIGADLHDGPAQLVAYASLRLDSEALINPRTPAREREQSLAAIKSSLDDAMADIRSICSGLVLPHIESANLPELLQRAVRSHEQRTGIAVGLSISGTTQELSTSTKICIYRFVQEALNNGYRHGKGAAQQVKQTIDGGQITIAVSDEGPGFDPAYIPPSSIGLAGLRERVESLGGTFELKSSESGTVVQMSLNAMEMEQI; from the coding sequence ATGCAGACGAGCCTTAAATCAATGCTGTCCCCGGTTCGTTTACTCGCGAGCTGGAATTCTCAATCGCTGGCGAAACAATTTCTGCTGATCGGCGGTTTCGTTTCCGCCTGCGCGCTGCTTCTCGTCGGCGCTTTCGTCACCAACCTTATCGAGGAAGCTGTCACGCGCAACTCCGCCGCCAGCACCGCTCTCTATGTCGACAGCGTCATTGCGCCTTTGCTCCCCGACATGCAGACGACGGAGGTTCTGGATGATACGGTGACTCACGCTCTCGACGAAACACTCGGCGAGGGTGCGCTTGGCAGCCGCCTCATGTCCTTTCGCCTGTGGCGTAACGACGGCACCATCCTTTATTCCAACGACAAAAACCTCATGGGCAAACAGTTCCCGCTCAGCAATGACCTGAAAACGGCATTTGCCGGCACGATGGTGGCGCAGTTCAACCAGCTTGATGACGTCGAAAGCATTGCCGAGCGCAACAGTGGCAAGCCACTTCTGGAGATCTACAATCCGGTTCTCCAGCCCTGGTCGGGCAAAGTCGTGGCCGTTTCCGAATTTTATGAGGTGGCGTACGATTTCGAGCGCAGCCTGAACCAGGCGCGTTTCAGAAGCTGGGTCGCTGTCGCCCTGTTCACGCTGACGTTCTTTCTCATTCTTTCCGTTATCGTCCTTCGCGGAAGCCGAACAATCGAAAGCCAGCGCAGCGCCTTGAAAGCACGCATCGGCGAACTATCAACGCTTCTACAGCAGAACGAGATTTTGCACGCCCGGGTTCAAAGAGCCTCACAACGCGCTGCTTCCCTCAATGAAAGCTACCTGAGGCGTATCGGTGCCGATTTGCATGATGGTCCCGCCCAACTCGTTGCCTATGCATCGCTGAGATTGGACAGCGAGGCCCTGATCAATCCACGCACTCCGGCGCGCGAGCGAGAGCAATCGCTTGCCGCAATCAAGTCGAGCCTGGACGATGCGATGGCAGATATTAGAAGCATCTGCAGCGGGCTGGTGCTGCCGCATATCGAATCGGCAAACCTGCCCGAACTATTGCAGCGTGCCGTGCGCTCCCATGAACAACGAACCGGCATTGCGGTCGGCTTATCCATTTCCGGCACGACGCAAGAGCTTTCGACATCCACCAAGATATGTATATACCGCTTCGTTCAAGAAGCGCTGAATAATGGCTATCGCCATGGTAAAGGCGCAGCACAGCAAGTGAAACAAACAATCGACGGCGGGCAGATCACAATAGCAGTATCGGATGAGGGACCCGGCTTCGATCCGGCCTATATACCGCCAAGCAGCATCGGTTTGGCAGGCCTGAGAGAGCGGGTGGAAAGCCTCGGAGGCACTTTCGAATTAAAGTCTTCCGAAAGTGGCACCGTGGTTCAAATGTCGCTGAACGCAATGGAAATGGAGCAGATATGA
- a CDS encoding sterol desaturase family protein, translated as MRRSLSRKPNAIAYYTDFVVYPIITAGLSAAYFAWGYDGRPLIWFAAIVIGAAAWTLVEYLIHRFVLHHVVYVRDMHIQHHHAPTELIDTPIWLSLSFMAAGVLLPSWWAFGFGVASGFTVGMTLGYLTYGTMHHAMHHWRIPHGTYLYRAKRWHAQHHASTDEGNYGVSSLFWDHVFGTVLPDPAVKSRERRGGG; from the coding sequence ATGAGGCGCTCTCTCTCGCGAAAACCAAATGCGATCGCTTACTATACGGATTTTGTCGTCTACCCGATCATCACTGCCGGACTGAGCGCTGCCTATTTTGCTTGGGGCTATGATGGCCGGCCTTTGATCTGGTTCGCCGCGATCGTGATCGGCGCAGCCGCATGGACGCTGGTCGAGTACCTTATCCACCGCTTCGTGCTGCATCATGTCGTTTATGTGCGCGATATGCACATCCAACATCACCACGCGCCGACCGAGCTGATCGACACGCCGATCTGGCTAAGCCTGTCTTTCATGGCCGCGGGCGTGTTGTTGCCGTCGTGGTGGGCTTTCGGCTTCGGCGTGGCGTCAGGCTTCACCGTCGGCATGACGCTTGGCTATCTCACGTATGGCACGATGCATCACGCCATGCATCACTGGCGGATTCCGCACGGTACCTATCTCTACCGCGCCAAGCGCTGGCACGCGCAGCATCATGCCTCTACCGACGAGGGGAATTATGGTGTTTCGTCGCTTTTCTGGGATCACGTGTTCGGCACGGTGCTGCCGGATCCGGCCGTGAAGAGCAGGGAGAGGCGAGGCGGTGGCTGA
- the hutC gene encoding histidine utilization repressor has product MKRATDRKRELAENDSGPLYAGVKQMILDRIHSGEWPPKHRVPSENELVVELGVSKMTANRALRELANEGELVRIQGVGSFVAERKGYSALFEVRNIADEIAERGHVHEASVVVLARETASPEVADALELEIGAAVFHSLIVHSENGVPVQIEDRFVHPEAAPEYLEQDFTTLTPNAYLTAAAPLSGSEHIVEAAMPQPWECKLLTVLKTEPCLAIRRRTWSARQVVSIARLVYPGHRYRLEARSGKMFEE; this is encoded by the coding sequence ATGAAACGCGCTACCGATCGGAAACGTGAGCTGGCCGAAAACGACTCCGGCCCGCTTTACGCCGGCGTCAAGCAGATGATCCTGGATCGAATCCACAGCGGCGAATGGCCGCCGAAGCATCGCGTACCCTCTGAAAACGAGCTGGTCGTCGAACTAGGCGTCAGCAAGATGACCGCCAACCGGGCGCTGCGGGAGCTTGCCAATGAAGGCGAACTCGTTCGCATCCAGGGCGTGGGCTCCTTCGTCGCCGAGCGCAAAGGGTATTCGGCATTATTCGAGGTGCGCAACATAGCCGATGAGATCGCCGAGCGCGGCCATGTCCACGAGGCCTCCGTCGTCGTTTTGGCCCGGGAAACCGCCTCTCCCGAGGTTGCGGACGCGCTGGAGCTGGAGATCGGGGCGGCGGTTTTTCACTCGCTGATCGTCCACAGCGAAAATGGCGTTCCGGTGCAGATCGAGGACCGTTTCGTCCACCCGGAAGCAGCGCCCGAATATCTCGAGCAGGATTTCACGACGCTGACGCCGAATGCCTATCTGACGGCTGCCGCCCCGCTCAGCGGTTCAGAACACATCGTCGAAGCCGCGATGCCGCAACCCTGGGAATGCAAGCTCCTGACCGTCCTGAAAACCGAGCCGTGCCTCGCGATCCGCCGGCGCACTTGGTCAGCGCGACAGGTCGTCTCCATCGCCCGCCTCGTCTATCCCGGACACCGGTATCGGCTAGAAGCACGCAGCGGCAAGATGTTCGAGGAATAA
- a CDS encoding transporter substrate-binding domain-containing protein, with the protein MKIRHALLSSALALAVLAGPAAQAKDWKTVTITLEGAYAPWNLTNSDGTLGGFEPELAKVLCERAKVECKLVASDWDGMIPALNAGKFDVIMDALSITDERKQVIDFTVPYAATPAAFATAKDSPLANAAGTGATVKMTPGQTGVKEIDALKSAFKGKTIGIQAATVYAKFIYDNFGDVATIREYKTGADRDLDLQNGRIDLGFDDAVYFQTAFDAANGALAFTGPQVAGPIWGVGEGLGVRKSDTDLRDMFSAAIKSALADGTVKNLSMKWFKTDVSPQE; encoded by the coding sequence ATGAAGATTAGACATGCCCTTCTTTCCAGCGCCCTGGCGCTCGCCGTTCTCGCCGGCCCTGCGGCCCAGGCAAAGGACTGGAAGACCGTTACCATCACGCTCGAAGGCGCTTATGCGCCGTGGAACCTGACAAACTCCGACGGCACGCTCGGCGGCTTCGAACCGGAGCTGGCCAAGGTGCTGTGCGAGCGGGCGAAGGTTGAATGCAAGCTCGTGGCGTCCGATTGGGACGGCATGATCCCGGCTTTGAACGCCGGCAAGTTCGATGTGATCATGGATGCGCTGTCGATCACCGACGAGCGCAAGCAGGTCATCGACTTCACCGTTCCCTATGCCGCGACACCGGCCGCTTTCGCGACCGCAAAGGACAGCCCGCTGGCCAATGCTGCCGGCACCGGCGCAACCGTCAAGATGACGCCCGGCCAGACCGGCGTTAAGGAGATCGACGCGCTGAAGTCAGCCTTCAAGGGCAAGACCATCGGCATTCAGGCCGCTACCGTTTACGCCAAGTTCATCTACGACAACTTCGGCGACGTCGCGACGATCCGCGAATACAAGACCGGCGCCGACCGTGACCTCGATCTGCAGAACGGCCGCATCGATCTCGGCTTCGACGATGCCGTCTATTTCCAGACCGCTTTCGATGCCGCCAACGGCGCACTCGCCTTCACCGGCCCGCAAGTCGCCGGCCCGATCTGGGGCGTCGGCGAAGGCCTCGGCGTCCGCAAGTCCGACACGGACCTGCGCGACATGTTCAGCGCGGCAATCAAGTCGGCACTTGCCGACGGCACCGTGAAGAACCTCTCCATGAAGTGGTTCAAGACGGACGTCTCGCCGCAGGAATGA